The following nucleotide sequence is from Deltaproteobacteria bacterium.
TCTCAGGGTCGGGATATCCCGCTTTCGTTCACCTTTACCAAAACCGGCATCAACCAGTGGAGCGCCGTTCCTTCGATTCCACCGGAATTCGGCATTGCCACGGGCACTTCCGCGGCGGCCTCGGCCAGCGGTATCGAGGTTTTGGGAAGCGGTACGGGCCCGTACACCCTTGCCAACCCCCACGTGGACCTGAACAGTATGGTGTTTTCGGACGGATCGGGCGTCGTGCCTCTCACCCGGATCTACGAGGGCAATCCGACTCCGGGGCAGGTTCTGGTAGCGGTGGACGGGGACGGGGATATGACGCTCACTTTTGGAGCCCTGCCGAGCAGCGGCGCATGGCAAGTTGAATACAATCACTACACGGATACGGGTTGGCCCGTTGGTCTTACGTTCGGACCCACGGGCTTGATCGTTACCCCGGATCCCCATGGGCTCGCAGTGGAGCTGCATCTATCCACAGGCGCGATAGCGAACCAGGTCATCGACGTGAATTTCGATAACGTGACCCAGTATTCCGCTCCTTCCGTTACCAGCGAGATCCTTCAGGACGGGTACGGGGCCGGTGAGTTGAAGACGCTCGAGATTTCTCAGGAAGGTTTTATAACGGGCACCTTCACAAACGGGCAGACCCGGGAAGTCGGACAGTTTGTCCTGGGATTCTTTCGCAACCTGAATGGAATGGTTAAGGTCGGCGACACACGCTATCAGCCTTCCCGCGAGTCGGGGCAGGCCATCCACAACCGTCCAGGAACCGGCCTCGCCACCGTAACCTCCTTTTCGCTGGAACTGTCCAACGTGGACATGGCTTCCGAATTCGTACGCCTCATCACGGCTCAACGCGCCTATACGGCCAACACCAAGGTCGTCAGTACG
It contains:
- a CDS encoding flagellar hook protein FlgE, whose translation is MLGALYSGITGLTANSYTMSILGNNIANTNTVGFKRSNGTFFDILSASLQGGASNIQIGRGVFMGSVKTDFIQGSLNRTENVTDVAIEGDGFFVIRDPNSETLYYTRNGEFIIDREGFLISSDGLRVEGYGLDANGQIDYTKEVDLRVSNVLGQAQATEDAQLGLNLDAEAPVYVATDEATYSGRYSTTVIVYDSQGRDIPLSFTFTKTGINQWSAVPSIPPEFGIATGTSAAASASGIEVLGSGTGPYTLANPHVDLNSMVFSDGSGVVPLTRIYEGNPTPGQVLVAVDGDGDMTLTFGALPSSGAWQVEYNHYTDTGWPVGLTFGPTGLIVTPDPHGLAVELHLSTGAIANQVIDVNFDNVTQYSAPSVTSEILQDGYGAGELKTLEISQEGFITGTFTNGQTREVGQFVLGFFRNLNGMVKVGDTRYQPSRESGQAIHNRPGTGLATVTSFSLELSNVDMASEFVRLITAQRAYTANTKVVSTADAMLADLMNIKR